AGGCTCTTATGGCGCAGGTCCCAGACAACGTCGAGTTCAAATACGTTGTCAAAGCCGAAGAAGGAAACGGCATCTGCGGACCGGCCCTTATAGTTGGCCTCGCCGTTCTGCCACTCCTCCTCAGGAGGAGGCGCTGACCCTCTTTTCTTTCCCCCACGAAAAAGCTTAAAAACGCATTCCCAAAGCATCAACAGGCATTGTGAGGGGAGGTGTGACCATGTCAAGGTACAAGCCACTCGCCAAGAAGCTCAGGCTCGCGAAGGCTAACAAGCAGAACAGGCGCGTTCCCGTCTGGGTTATCGTTAAGACGAACAGAAAGGTTCTCACCCACCCGAAGAGGAGGCACTGGAGGAGAACCAAGCTCAAGGAGTGAGGTGATGTAGATGCCGATTAAGCCCGGTCAGGAAGTCATATTCGTCGTTCCCATCAGGAAGATAAAGAAGCGCGTTCCGCGCTGGAAGAGGGCCCCGAGAGCGGCTCGCTTCGTCCGCGAGTGGATAGCGAGGCACGCCAAGGCCGAGGAGGTCAAGCTCGACCCGGCCGTCAACGAGAAGCTCTGGGAGCGCGGAGCGGAGAAGCCACCCAACAAGCTCCGCGTTAAGGTCGTCGTCGAGGAAGTTGACGGCAAGAGGGTTGCGAAGGTCTCCCTGGCCTGATTTTAACCACTTTTTAGAGGTGAAGAGATGCACATCGAGAGGCTCGATTTTGAAAACTCTCCATATATCGGCGTTTACGGCTTCGCCACCGACAGGGTAGCCATCATTAGAGAGGGCCTCGGCGAGAAGAAGTTAGAGACCCTCAGAGAAGTTCTGAAGGTCCCGCTCATCGAGACGAGCGTCATGAAGTCGCGCATCGTCGGCATATTCGTTGCCGGCAACTCCAACGCCCTGATAGTCCCCTGGTACATCTGGGACGCCGAGCTCGACTTCATAAACGACCAGCTCAGGGAGTACGGTATTGACATGGAGGTCGTCCCCTTCCAGAGCAGGCTCACCGCCTTCGGAAACCTGATTCTCGCCAACGACAAGGGTGCTTTAGTTAGCAAGGACTTCACGATGGAGGAAGCGAGGAAGATTGAGGACATACTCGGCGTTCCGGTTGAGCGGGGAGTCATAGCCGATTACACCGCGGTTGGAAGCGTCGGCGTCGTTACCAACAAGGGCGGTCTCGTGCACCCCGAGGCGACCGACGAGGAGCTTGAGTGGCTGAGCGACCTCTTCAAGGTCGATATATACGTTGGAACCGCCAACATGGGCGTTCCCTTCGTTGGCTCGTGCATGATAGCCAACTCGCACGGCGTCGTCGTCGGACACCTGACGACGGGTCCTGAGATAGTGAAGATTGAAGAGGCTTTAGGCTTCCTCGGATAAAGCTTAAAAGTTCACCTTCAAAGGCCCGCTGAAGGAGGGATGGAAATGGAGGTCAAGGTCTACCGCGTTAAGGGAATCTTCCAGAGGGGTAAGCTCAAACAGCCCTTCACCAAGGAGTACCGCGCTCTCAAGCCGGAGCACGTCGTTGAGCTGGTTTATTCGGAGATAGGGAGCAAGCACCGCGTTCCAAGGACCAAGATATGGATTGAGAGCATCGAGGAGATAAAGCCGGAAGAGGCCGAGAACCCGATAGTCAGGAGGCTCAGCCTCGAGCTCTGATTTCTCTTTTCCACCCCAGAACCCTTGACTGATAGTGCCTCTTGGGGAAGATTTTGAGCGGGTCTATGCCATTCTCCCTGAGGAGATACCTCAGCTCGACCTCGTAGTCTGCCTTTTCAAGCTCCTCGCTCTCCCGGATTTCGACTACAAAGAGCCTCTCGGTCAGCTCGCGTATCGTCTTGTAGCCGAGGCCGAGGAGGGGCCGAATGTAGGCAACGCCGAAGCGGTCCTCCAGCGACCTCGCTTTAGGCAAATCGAGGAGCGGAACCCTGTCGTCTCTCCGCGTCCCATCACTCACCTTTTCCACCTCGGGAAGAGAAGCCAGAGCCTCCAGAGCCCTTTCGTGAATGAACTGTATCGCGTTGTTCGGGTGGCCGTCGCTTATTGCCATCTCCCCTGCTGTTTCAAGGATTTCACGGGGAAGCTCCAGAACTCTATGCTTGAAGCCGAGCCTTTCAGCGGTCTCCCTCGCGTACCTCCAGTTGTCGAGCAGGCCGAAGGTGACCGTTACGAGCTCAACCTCGTAGCCGAGCTGGCTTAGAATCCACGCCGACAGACTTGAATCCTTCCCGCCGGAGTAGAGGTGGTGAACCTTCATCGTCATCACCGTCCCGGGCTTATTAGCGACCGCAGGGGTTATTAAGGGTTGAGTGTAATACCATATCGGTGAAGGTAATGCCAGTCGTCACGAAGAAATACCAGGTCACGATACCCAAGGAGGTTCGGGAGGCGCTTGGAATAAAGGCAGGAGATGAGGTGGTTTTCGTTAGGGAGGGAAATCGTTACGTTTTGATGAAGCTTACTGACCTCCTCAAGGAGCTTAGCGAGATAACAAGCGACATAGACGAGACAGTTGAAGAAGTTAGGCAGGGACTGGCGAGGGGTATAGAACGCTCTCTGCGCGAGCTGGAGGGAGAGGAATGAACGTTGTGCTTGATACCAACGTCTTCAACAACAGGACCTTTCTCGAATGGTTGAGGCACTCAGACCTTGAGCCAGTAACGAGTTCGGTGGTTTATATGGAACTGCTCTACAAATATGCCAGACGAAAGGGTCTCGCCGAAGCTAGGAGCAAGTTAATGGCCGTTTTCAACTCGCTGGCAATTGAGGTTATGGACTTTGATTGGGAATGTGCAGAGCTTGCGGTGGAATCTGCCCTCGGTCGCTGGGACTTCTCGAAGAACGCGAGGGACTACATGATAGGCTCATTGGCTCTGAAGCTCAACGCTCCGCTGGTTACCTACAACAAGAAGCACTTCAGCTGGCTTCCCGAGGTTCTAACGCCTGAGGATGTCATGGAGAGGTTCGGCAAATAGCCTTAAAAGGCCAACCTTTTTAAGGCCCTTCCGGGCGAGAGGTTAAGAGGTGAGAGAGATGGAGAAACGCTTACCCGGTAAAGTGAGGAGAGCTCTGCGCGCGAGATACTACGACATCGAACCGCGAGCGTGGATTGGTAAGAAGGGTCTCGCCGAGAGCGTGATTGAGGAGATTGAGACACAGCTTGAGAAGGACGGTGTCCTTAAGGTCGAGATAAGGAAGGGAGCGCTCATCTCGACCGGAATGGACAGGAAGGCCATAGCGGAGAAGGTAGCTGAGCTCACCGACAGCGAGCTGATAGACGTCAGGGGCAAAAGGTTTATATTGTTCAAACCGAGGGAAGGCTGGGAAAGGTATTTAAGGCGCCTTGAAAGAAAGGCGTCGGCTGAGAGGCGGGAGAAGCCCGTCCGTAAAGTCAGGCTCGACATCGCTAACTTCAGGAAGAAGTTTAGAAAGGGGAGGGATTGAAAGATGGCGACTGTCTATGACGTTCCCGGTGACCTGCTCGTCGAGAGGGTCGCGCAGGCACTCAAAGAGGTTGAGGAGATAAAGCCCCCCGAGTGGGCGCCCTTCGTTAAGACCGGAAGGCACAAGGAGAGACTTCCAGAGCAGGACGACTGGTGGTACTACCGCGTTGCCAGCATACTCAGAAAGGTCTACATCGACGGCCCCGTCGGAATCGAGAGGCTCAGGACCTGGTACGGGGGCAGGAAGAACCGCGGACACGCCCCGGAGCACTTCTACAAGGCCGGAGGAAGCATAATCAGGAAGGCCCTCCAGCAGCTTGAAGCGGCCGGTTTCGTCCAGAAGGTTCCAGGAGAGGGAAGGGTCATAACCCCGAAGGGCCAGAGCTTCCTTGACAAGATTGCCACCGAGCTCAAGAAGGAGCTTGAGGAGCAGATTCCGGAGCTCAAGAAGTACTGAGCTCCCCTTTTCTCACATCCCACCCAATACCTTTTTAACTCCCGCTTCTGAGCCTGAACCGGAGGTGAGGGGCATGGCCGAGGACATTGAGGAGATTAGGAAGCGCAAGCTCATGGAGCTTCAGAAGAAGTACCTCGAACAGCAGAAGGCCCAGGAGGAGGCAATAAAGCAGGAGATGGAACTCCAGGCCCAGATTGACGCGATAATGAGGAAAATCCTGACGCCGGACGCGAGGGAGAGGCTCGGTCGCGTTAAGCTCGTCAAGCCGGAACTCGCGAGACAGGTTGAGCTCGTCCTCGTTCAGCTCTATCAGGCAGGCCAGATAAGGGAGCCGATAGACGACGCCAAGCTGAAGAAAATACTGGCCCAAATTGACGCGAGGACGAGAAGGGAGTTCAGGATTAAGTGGTAGCGGACGGTGCATTAATGGACGCGCGGGAGATAGTGAAGATTCTCGACGAAAAGGGAGAGGTCAGTCTCGACACCTGGAAGGTTGTCTCCGTGAGGAAGAACGAGGACGGCACGGCTGACGTCCTCTACAAGAACCGGCACGTGGGTAGTGAGGAGAACCCCGTTTTCCTCTGGATTTACGCCAACATAGTTGAAGACGACTGGGACGTTCGGGTTTTGGAGAGGATAACCTTCCAGAAGGAGGACCTGCTCTGGCTGTTGAAGTTCGTCTTTCCGAAAGTTAAGGTTTATAAGGGGCTTGCAAAATAGCCCGCCGGCCGGGGGTGTTTGAGTGAGCGGGAAGAGAGTGTGTCCCGTCTGTGGCTCTACCGAGTTCATTTACGACCCCAGCAGGGGTGAAATAGTCTGTAAGGTTTGCGGTTACGTCATCGAGGAGAACGTCGTCGATGAGGGGCCGGAGTGGAGAGCCTTCGACCCCAGCCAGAGGGAGAAGAGGGCGCGCGTTGGAGCGCCGGAGAGCATACTCCTCCACGATAAGGGTCTCTCGACCGACATAGGGATAGACCGCTCCCTCACCGGCCTGATGAGGGAGAAGATGTACCGCCTCAGGAAGTGGCAGAGCCGTTTGAGGGTCAGCGATGCCGCTGAGAGGAATCTGGCGTTCGCGCTCAGTGAGCTCGACAGGATAGCGAGCCAGCTCAAGCTCCCGAGGCACGTTGAGGAGGAGGCAGCAAGGCTCTACAGGGAGGCGGTCAGAAAGGGCCTCATAAGGGGTCGCTCAATTGAAGCGGTTATAGCGGCCTGCGTTTATGCAGCCTGCCGGCTTTTGAAGGTCCCCAGAACGCTCGACGAGATAGCCGACATCTCGCGCGTTGATAAAAAGGAAATCGGAAGGAGCTTTCGCTTCATAGCGAGGCACCTCAACCTCACCCCGAAGAAGCTCTTCGTTAAACCGACGGACTACGTGAACAAGTTCGCCGACGAGCTCGGCCTGAGCGAGAAGGTGCGGAGAAGGGCAATCCAGATACTTGAGGAAGCCTACGAGAAGGGCCTCACGAGCGGAAAGAGCCCGGCCGGTCTGGTTGCGGCGGCGCTCTACATAGCGGGACTGCTCGAGGGAGAGAAAAGAACGCAGAGGGAAGTGGCCGAGGTCGCGCGCGTCACTGAGGTCACAGTTCGGAACCGCTACAAGGAGCTCGTTGACAAGCTGAACCTCAAGATACCGCTTTAGCGGAACCAGCTCTCGAGCGTTCTCTGTTTTCCCGCCTTCACTGCTTTCTTTAGCCTCTCAAGGCCGTTCTTAACGCGCTCCTCGCTGAAGTCGTGCTCATCGCAGAGGAACCTGAGGATTCCCTCCTCGTCGGGCTCGCGCCACTTGAGCTCGTAGTCGTCCGTGACTGGCGGGTTTAGGAAGAATTCCTTTATCGCGTACAAATCAACGTCGCTCATCTTCTGGTACTTCGCCAGCGGGTCCTTCGAGCGCTTGACTATCGTCAGGGCCTTCTTGGGCCCGATTCCCTTGATTCCACCGGGGTTGTAGTCCGTCCCGACGAGAATGGCCAGCTCGATTAGCTTCTCCCTGTCTATGCCGAGCTCCTTGAGAACCTCCTCAAGGATTATGAGCTCGGGCTTAACCTCGACGTAGACGTTCTTCCCGGGGAGCTTTCTCCTCCCGGTTATCGTGAGGTTCCTGACGAGTCTCGGCGCCCCGAAGAGGAGGCTGTCGTAGTCCTGGCTCGCGGAGGCGTAGACGTCCTTCTTTGAGGCCATATAGGCGGCTTGAGCCTCACCCTCGCTCGGGGCCTGAACCACCGGAACACCCATTAACTGGAGCAGTTTCTTGGCGTCCTCTATGAGGGTCTCGTTTAGTTTAGTCGCCCTCATCGCGTACTTCTTGGCCTCCTCTATGTCACCCCTCTCAAGGGCCTCGTGCCACTTTTCCTCGGCTTCCTCTCTGGCTTCACGCCTCTTCTCAAGCTCCCGCCTCTTGAACGCCGGTGGTTCGCCGTCGAAAACATAGGCGGGCTTTATGCCAGCCTCCATCAGGTTAATCGTCCTGTAGAAGAACCCGCTCAGGTGAGAGGTTATCCTGCCCTTCGAATCCATGAGGGGGGTCCCATCGCGCTGTCTTATGGTCGAGAGGAACTGGTACATGGCGTTGAAGGCATCAATCGCCACTTTCTTTCCATAAAGCCTCTCCAGCTCGATTTCCTTCCGCGGAATCAGCTCGCCGATTTGGACTCCCATCTTCACCACCCAAGAAAAGTAGGGAAAGGAGTATTTAGGGTTTGCCTCGGCCTACCGGGTTGCTCATCACCGTTCAGGGAGGGGAAGGGTCGTCATCGGCTAAAGCTTCTTGATGCCGTGCGTTAGGAGGAACTCCTCGTGCTTCGTCCTCCTCTGCCTCTCCTGCACGTAAATCCAGCCCATAACGAAGATGAGCGATGCCATGCCAATGAGGGTCTGCCAGCCGAGCTGGTTGTAGTCAAGGGTGATTATAATCTTCCTCACCATCGCCAGAACGCCGAGCTCGACGACGTTCCTCATGCTGACGTGGTGCTCCTTGACGTACATGGTGAGCAGTTCAAAGATTTCGAGGAAGATTATGACGAGGACTATCTGGTGCAGGACCTCCTCGATGTTGAAGGCGTGGAAGCTCTCGGTGATTAGGTTGAACATCAGGTAAACGACGTAGCCCATAGTTATCGTGGCGAGGCCTATGACAACTATGTCGAAGAGCAAGCTGAGCCACTTCAGGAGGAGGTTCTCAATGATTCCAACGTCATGGTGCTTCCTTCCCATTTACACACCCAACCAATCCTTGGCCCATTCGCTAAAAACTTTTCGGCAAACCTAAGGGTTCTTCGAAAGCCTAAGAAATCCTCGCTGAGAATTTTGAAACATCAGTTGGGAACTTCAGGTGTTTTAACGTCCGTCGAGTCCGATATCGGCAAAAAGAGAAGGGAAAGGTTTTAACTGGCTTTTACAGACGTAAAAGTGTAAATGTCATCCGAGGTGATAAAAATGGTTGACCCGAACATCGAAGCCCTTTTCAGGCCGAAGAGCATCGCCGTGATAGGTGCCTCCGAGAAGCCGGGCAAGATAGGGTACGCGATTATGAAGAACCTCGTGGAGTACGGCTACGAGGGCAAAATATACCCCGTCAACATCAAGGGCGTTGAGATTAAGATTGGCAACCGCGTTTTCAAGTCCTACAAGAGCATTCTTGAGGTTCCCGATGAGGTCGACATGGCCGTCATCGTTGTTCCCGCCAAGTTCGTCCCGCAGGTCGTCGAGGACTGCGGAAAGAAGGGCGTTAAGGTTCTCCCGATTATCAGCTCAGGTTTCGGTGAGCTCGGTCCAGAAGGCAAGAAGGTCGAGGAACAGCTCGTTGAGACCGCCAGAAAGTACGGCATGAGAATCCTCGGCCCGAACATCTTCGGTGTCGTTTACACTCCAGACAAGCTCAACGCCACCTTCGGCCCGACCGACGTCCTTCCGGGTCCGCTCGCGCTCATCAGCCAGAGCGGTGCACTTGGAATAGCCCTCATGGGCTGGACTATCCTCGAGAAGGTCGGCCTCTCAGCGGTCGTCAGCGTTGGAAACAAGAGCGACATAGACGACGCTGACCTGCTCGAGTTCTTCAAGGAGGACGAGAACACCAAGGCCATACTCATCTACATGGAGGGAGTTAAGGACGGAAGGCGCTTCATGGAGACCGCGAAGGACGTCAGCAAGGTCAAGCCGATAGTCGTCATAAAAGCCGGAAGGAGCGAGCGCGGTGCCAAGGCCGCCGCTTCCCACACAGGCTCTCTCGCGGGAAGCGACAAGATTTACGATGCGGCGTTCAAGCAGGCGGGAATAATAAGGGCCTACACCATCGGCGAGGCCTTCGACTACGCGAGGACCCTCAGCAACCTCCCCGAGCCCCCTGGAGAGAACCTCGTCATAATCACCAACGGCGGTGGAATAGGCGTCATGGCCACAGATGCGGCCGAGGAAGCCGGCCTGCACCTCTACGACGACCTCGAACAGCTCAAGGTCTTCGCCAACTACATGCCACCCTTCGGTTCCTACAAGAACCCCGTTGACCTGACCGGTATGGCCGGCGCCGAGGGCTACGAGGGAGCCATCAAGGCCGCCCTTGAGCACCCGGAGATGCACAGCATAGCGGTTCTCTACTGTCAGACCGCTGTACTTGACCCGAGGGATTTGGCCGACATAGTCATCCGCGAGTACAACGCCAGCGGAAGAAAGAAGCCCCTCGTCGTTGCCATCGTCGGCGGAATCGAGGCCAAGGAAGCCATCGACAGGCTCAACGAGGAGGGAATCCCAGCCTATCCGGAGCCCGAGCGCGCTATCAAGGCCCTCGCGGCGCTTTACCGCTGGAGCAGGTGGAAGGCCAAGCAGGAGTGAAGCCTTCCCAAACTCTTTTATACTTTTACTGCGTAATTCGACCGGGGCGGTATGAAGCTCTGGTTGAGAATTTTAGGGGTCGTTCTCCTTGTCACAGGTCTCGTTCTCACTGCAACGTACAACCGGCCGGACTGCTCCGGAATAGCCTGTCCTGTGGTATTCCCTGCCCTCGAACTCTCGAGTGTCCACATTGAAAACGGGGGAAACGTAAACGCCTACGTTCTCGCCTTCGAGGGGAACTGTAGCGATGAGTCCTACGAGGTAATCTCCGATAACGGCCACATCTGGTTCCAAAGGAGGGGCTACCTCTACGCAACGGATGAAATCCGCCACTTCGAGGTCTTCTACGTTCCTGGATGCAGGGGAAACCTGACGCTCTACGCGGTCAGCACGTACTTCTCAGGTCTGGCTCCCCCAAACGTTACCTATGATGGCCACTTCGTCTTCCGCTCCGATTACCGGCTGAACCTGAGCGAGTTCTACGTGACCGCGTCCGGGCTCATCGGCTTCAAAGTCGGTGATCGGTTCAGCATTTTCTACAGCCCCGATTTCCACCGGCTGAAGGCCATTTACGAGAACGGGACCCTCCGCGTGGGCGACGTCCTCTACGAAAGGAACCTTTCGGGGATTGAGATACGCCGGGGGACCCGGGTCTCGGAACTCGTGGTTTACGACAACCCACGGGAGTACCTCCGGGCAAGAAACTGCACCGAGCACTACAGGGAGATTGTTGAGGCCTGCCGGGCCAGCGGTTCTCCAGAATACCAGTTCCCCATTGGAATCGTCATGGCCTTCGCCGGTCTCGTCCTGCTCCTGCTGGGATTGAAAGGGAGGTGAAACCATGAAAAAGAAGCTTGCAGTACTCGGAGTTGCCCTGATACTTGTGGGGGCGGTTCTCTTCGTTTATTCCAGCTCTGGAAATTCGGGCTCCGTGAACAGTGCGGATATTCACTTCTCGTGGGCTGGAATCAGGGTTGTTCAGAACGGTGGTTCCGTCGATGCCCACATCCTGGCAGTTCGCGTGCCCGTGAACTGGAGCTCCATCACCGTTGTAAACAACCCCGACGGGGGAAGGTACGTTTTCGTCAGGCGCGGTGACCTCTACTATCCGGAACAACCGGTTTACTTCAAGAACATCTACGTGGAGAACCTCCCCCCACGGGAGAACGTCACGGTCTACTATGCGTCGGGAGATTATGCAGGCATTCTACGGGTTGAAGCAGACCACATCACTGTGAGCCCCGGGTCAGGAGGAATTCACCTGCTCCTCGACTCCGACGGCTTCAAGGTCAACGTCACCGAACCCA
The Thermococcus sp. 21S9 DNA segment above includes these coding regions:
- a CDS encoding translation initiation factor IF-6, which translates into the protein MHIERLDFENSPYIGVYGFATDRVAIIREGLGEKKLETLREVLKVPLIETSVMKSRIVGIFVAGNSNALIVPWYIWDAELDFINDQLREYGIDMEVVPFQSRLTAFGNLILANDKGALVSKDFTMEEARKIEDILGVPVERGVIADYTAVGSVGVVTNKGGLVHPEATDEELEWLSDLFKVDIYVGTANMGVPFVGSCMIANSHGVVVGHLTTGPEIVKIEEALGFLG
- a CDS encoding type II toxin-antitoxin system VapC family toxin is translated as MNVVLDTNVFNNRTFLEWLRHSDLEPVTSSVVYMELLYKYARRKGLAEARSKLMAVFNSLAIEVMDFDWECAELAVESALGRWDFSKNARDYMIGSLALKLNAPLVTYNKKHFSWLPEVLTPEDVMERFGK
- a CDS encoding AbrB/MazE/SpoVT family DNA-binding domain-containing protein produces the protein MPVVTKKYQVTIPKEVREALGIKAGDEVVFVREGNRYVLMKLTDLLKELSEITSDIDETVEEVRQGLARGIERSLRELEGEE
- a CDS encoding 30S ribosomal protein S19e translates to MATVYDVPGDLLVERVAQALKEVEEIKPPEWAPFVKTGRHKERLPEQDDWWYYRVASILRKVYIDGPVGIERLRTWYGGRKNRGHAPEHFYKAGGSIIRKALQQLEAAGFVQKVPGEGRVITPKGQSFLDKIATELKKELEEQIPELKKY
- a CDS encoding phosphate-starvation-inducible PsiE family protein — translated: MGRKHHDVGIIENLLLKWLSLLFDIVVIGLATITMGYVVYLMFNLITESFHAFNIEEVLHQIVLVIIFLEIFELLTMYVKEHHVSMRNVVELGVLAMVRKIIITLDYNQLGWQTLIGMASLIFVMGWIYVQERQRRTKHEEFLLTHGIKKL
- a CDS encoding YhbY family RNA-binding protein — its product is MEKRLPGKVRRALRARYYDIEPRAWIGKKGLAESVIEEIETQLEKDGVLKVEIRKGALISTGMDRKAIAEKVAELTDSELIDVRGKRFILFKPREGWERYLRRLERKASAERREKPVRKVRLDIANFRKKFRKGRD
- a CDS encoding DNA-binding protein; the encoded protein is MAEDIEEIRKRKLMELQKKYLEQQKAQEEAIKQEMELQAQIDAIMRKILTPDARERLGRVKLVKPELARQVELVLVQLYQAGQIREPIDDAKLKKILAQIDARTRREFRIKW
- a CDS encoding transcription initiation factor IIB; its protein translation is MSGKRVCPVCGSTEFIYDPSRGEIVCKVCGYVIEENVVDEGPEWRAFDPSQREKRARVGAPESILLHDKGLSTDIGIDRSLTGLMREKMYRLRKWQSRLRVSDAAERNLAFALSELDRIASQLKLPRHVEEEAARLYREAVRKGLIRGRSIEAVIAACVYAACRLLKVPRTLDEIADISRVDKKEIGRSFRFIARHLNLTPKKLFVKPTDYVNKFADELGLSEKVRRRAIQILEEAYEKGLTSGKSPAGLVAAALYIAGLLEGEKRTQREVAEVARVTEVTVRNRYKELVDKLNLKIPL
- the rpl18a gene encoding 50S ribosomal protein L18Ae, which codes for MEVKVYRVKGIFQRGKLKQPFTKEYRALKPEHVVELVYSEIGSKHRVPRTKIWIESIEEIKPEEAENPIVRRLSLEL
- a CDS encoding 50S ribosomal protein L31e, giving the protein MPIKPGQEVIFVVPIRKIKKRVPRWKRAPRAARFVREWIARHAKAEEVKLDPAVNEKLWERGAEKPPNKLRVKVVVEEVDGKRVAKVSLA
- the fen gene encoding flap endonuclease-1, which gives rise to MGVQIGELIPRKEIELERLYGKKVAIDAFNAMYQFLSTIRQRDGTPLMDSKGRITSHLSGFFYRTINLMEAGIKPAYVFDGEPPAFKRRELEKRREAREEAEEKWHEALERGDIEEAKKYAMRATKLNETLIEDAKKLLQLMGVPVVQAPSEGEAQAAYMASKKDVYASASQDYDSLLFGAPRLVRNLTITGRRKLPGKNVYVEVKPELIILEEVLKELGIDREKLIELAILVGTDYNPGGIKGIGPKKALTIVKRSKDPLAKYQKMSDVDLYAIKEFFLNPPVTDDYELKWREPDEEGILRFLCDEHDFSEERVKNGLERLKKAVKAGKQRTLESWFR
- the acs gene encoding acetate--CoA ligase alpha subunit translates to MVDPNIEALFRPKSIAVIGASEKPGKIGYAIMKNLVEYGYEGKIYPVNIKGVEIKIGNRVFKSYKSILEVPDEVDMAVIVVPAKFVPQVVEDCGKKGVKVLPIISSGFGELGPEGKKVEEQLVETARKYGMRILGPNIFGVVYTPDKLNATFGPTDVLPGPLALISQSGALGIALMGWTILEKVGLSAVVSVGNKSDIDDADLLEFFKEDENTKAILIYMEGVKDGRRFMETAKDVSKVKPIVVIKAGRSERGAKAAASHTGSLAGSDKIYDAAFKQAGIIRAYTIGEAFDYARTLSNLPEPPGENLVIITNGGGIGVMATDAAEEAGLHLYDDLEQLKVFANYMPPFGSYKNPVDLTGMAGAEGYEGAIKAALEHPEMHSIAVLYCQTAVLDPRDLADIVIREYNASGRKKPLVVAIVGGIEAKEAIDRLNEEGIPAYPEPERAIKALAALYRWSRWKAKQE
- a CDS encoding 50S ribosomal protein L39e — encoded protein: MSRYKPLAKKLRLAKANKQNRRVPVWVIVKTNRKVLTHPKRRHWRRTKLKE